A part of Paenibacillus sp. 481 genomic DNA contains:
- a CDS encoding MATE family efflux transporter, whose product MNEQKRMILSDNLWKVMWKLSWPAIVAMILYGLNMIVDAIFVGKFVGEDALAGVSIAYQLSALTLGLGSLIGVGAGSLLGISIGANDLQTQKRLLGNVNYLTIVISILYTIVGLVFAVPLVKMMGGTGVALELGVTYYQITVIGSVLWIYGLAANMLVRAEGKMKSAAVMMGVGLLVNIFFNYVFIILLDYGVSGAAWATNIGMLVYTILGILYFKKGKASFPTGNPLAVHRNKQIVKSIVSMGMPSLIMNIMIAVQAVVVFDVLSTHGTIYDIAFYGAVFRIFNFLMTPIFGLMRALQPVISINYGAKQYSRVISGFWIFVIAGMLFILPFWAVFMISPQTVLGMMFDVSSIDSASLINAKIFLSILPLLSFMFMAMTLFPAIDKSKPASILGIMRQVIFYIPVMIIVPRMFGLDWIYLGSALIDLVILAITFILVLKTFKQLKAAERSVEHTHISA is encoded by the coding sequence ATGAATGAACAAAAGAGAATGATTCTTTCCGATAACTTATGGAAGGTTATGTGGAAGCTATCATGGCCTGCGATTGTTGCAATGATTCTCTACGGACTTAACATGATCGTAGACGCCATCTTTGTCGGGAAATTTGTAGGTGAGGATGCGCTGGCTGGCGTATCGATTGCGTATCAATTGTCAGCGTTAACGCTTGGACTTGGTTCACTTATCGGAGTAGGGGCAGGGTCTTTACTCGGTATCTCGATCGGTGCTAACGATTTGCAAACGCAGAAACGGTTACTCGGCAATGTCAATTATTTGACGATTGTAATCTCCATCTTGTACACCATTGTTGGGCTAGTGTTCGCAGTTCCTTTAGTCAAAATGATGGGTGGAACCGGAGTAGCTCTTGAATTGGGAGTAACCTATTACCAAATAACTGTCATCGGTTCTGTGTTGTGGATTTATGGACTTGCTGCCAATATGCTTGTCCGCGCAGAAGGAAAGATGAAATCGGCCGCTGTTATGATGGGAGTAGGGCTACTAGTCAATATCTTCTTCAATTATGTGTTTATTATTTTATTGGATTACGGGGTAAGTGGAGCAGCATGGGCGACAAATATCGGCATGTTGGTGTACACGATATTGGGCATCTTGTATTTCAAAAAGGGGAAAGCTTCGTTCCCAACAGGCAATCCACTTGCTGTACATCGCAACAAACAAATCGTGAAATCGATCGTCTCGATGGGGATGCCCTCCCTTATCATGAACATTATGATCGCCGTTCAGGCCGTTGTTGTATTTGATGTCCTATCGACGCACGGAACGATTTATGATATCGCATTTTACGGCGCCGTATTTCGAATATTTAATTTTTTAATGACGCCCATCTTCGGATTGATGCGTGCCTTACAACCCGTTATTAGCATTAACTATGGAGCGAAGCAATACAGTCGCGTTATAAGCGGCTTCTGGATCTTTGTTATTGCGGGCATGCTGTTCATTCTTCCATTCTGGGCCGTGTTTATGATTAGTCCACAAACCGTGCTAGGTATGATGTTCGATGTTTCGTCTATTGACAGCGCTAGTTTAATAAACGCCAAAATCTTTCTCTCCATCTTGCCGCTGCTGTCATTTATGTTCATGGCGATGACGTTATTTCCGGCAATCGACAAGAGCAAGCCGGCATCGATTCTAGGAATTATGCGACAGGTCATATTTTATATACCTGTGATGATCATCGTTCCGAGAATGTTCGGATTAGATTGGATATATCTTGGTTCTGCGCTTATCGATCTAGTTATACTCGCAATCACGTTTATACTTGTGTTGAAGACATTCAAACAACTGAAAGCAGCTGAACGCTCCGTTGAGCATACGCACATAAGCGCATGA
- a CDS encoding thioesterase II family protein: protein MEMTNKWFPFGCQRDIDKEIRVFCFHFAGGSSAAFKHWTTPNLPVEFIPVELPGRGVRISEACMENFDDLIEQLMANLIKVLDYRRFHFFGHSMGAVIAFEAAYQLQDKFGILPEQLIVAGRHAPHHPDPSLFQSYMSDEALIAEIKRLDGTPKEILENREVMQFLLPMIRSDYKLHESYNYRGNKLNIPIIAHAGTDDPEADASLMQHWSEVTDGTFELQQFAGNHFFVQNLRDVYLVELINKVRQKELHAL from the coding sequence ATGGAAATGACAAATAAATGGTTTCCCTTCGGTTGTCAGCGCGATATAGACAAGGAAATTCGAGTATTCTGCTTTCATTTTGCGGGGGGAAGCTCGGCTGCATTTAAACATTGGACGACACCGAACTTACCGGTGGAGTTTATACCCGTCGAGCTTCCTGGTAGAGGAGTACGTATATCGGAAGCTTGTATGGAGAACTTTGATGATCTCATCGAGCAGTTAATGGCGAACCTGATTAAGGTGTTGGACTATCGACGTTTTCATTTTTTCGGACACAGTATGGGGGCTGTAATCGCCTTTGAAGCTGCCTATCAACTACAGGACAAATTCGGGATTTTGCCTGAGCAGCTCATTGTCGCTGGACGTCATGCGCCTCATCATCCTGATCCATCTTTGTTCCAAAGCTATATGAGCGATGAAGCTCTAATCGCGGAAATCAAGCGACTGGACGGAACTCCTAAAGAAATATTGGAAAATCGAGAAGTGATGCAATTTTTGCTTCCGATGATTAGGAGCGACTATAAGCTGCACGAAAGTTACAACTATCGGGGGAACAAGCTGAATATTCCGATTATCGCACATGCAGGCACAGACGATCCTGAAGCCGATGCATCGTTGATGCAGCATTGGAGTGAAGTTACGGACGGGACATTTGAGCTACAACAATTTGCGGGCAATCATTTTTTTGTACAAAATTTACGGGACGTGTATCTCGTAGAGCTTATCAACAAGGTTAGACAGAAGGAGTTGCATGCTTTGTAG
- a CDS encoding polyketide synthase yields MSESATKSEIIKQALLEIKRLKQELHAKQSVLHEPIAVIGMACRLPGGITSPPQFWEALVAMQDMIQAAPASRWGTYRPPNNSLHPFMQKAGFLTEDIEAFDHRLFRFSPKEAERTDPQQRLFLKVCWEALENAGYAPNQLRGSQTGVYAGVTLPDYIQQSYFNHKMNATLEPNDVTGKGFSFLSGRAAYFFGFQGPGITVDTACSSSLVTVDQACKGLLLGDCDMAIAGGVNLMYSPEITELLSTLNILSPNCEIRSFDAKANGTVRGEGCGVVVLKKLSAAERDGDHIHAIIKGSGVNQDGLSSGLTAPYGPAQEQLISKVWARCGLDSRDIGYIEAHGTGTELGDPIEISALGNVVAKDRLDPLYVGTVKTNIGHLEAAAGIAGLIKAVLAVENGKIPGNPHFETPSPHINWSELPLAVPKETRLWENSMHKPRIAGVSSFGLSGTNAHVVVAQYGEDQRHNMEQQHNVEQRHDEEHSSGYGTGKAWPFKFSSITESGLRDQLETFLSYLDLDNVELTSETSLAQLSFSQNMSKADLKQKIVIWADCISELHNNIGQALEGRTSPAVSRGNTDKKVIFMFSGQGSQYPSMFKDFYQVNRIFRSYIDACNKHYMNETGASLIDVIFSADSPLHETRYTQPALFAVEYSLAQTWMAYGVEPSFMLGHSVGEYTAACLAGVFHLEDAMKLIVARGELMYALPKDGKMAAVHADKDVVLHIVQPPTSLSIAATNTPEQTVISGASQEVEDACNALHNAGIKTVALQVSHAFHSSLMESMRTPFEVIAQEVNYSKPTKRLLSNVTGKCIGEEMASWQYWSQHIVAEVKFCESIQSIENPDQYVFLEMGPSAVLSTMVECICGDSADCVASHHPDGRTAEQVEANLFHLYTRGIPIDWKKYYADSGLKRVPVPNYRFQEQHFGLEPLFGQSAISQKQEEQETQRVEQALQVEQALQIEQEESAVTLGGQAYRQPFSDISEVKAFIRAALIRELKMEADELSDDCNLLLYGLNSIVITKLVAMWKKEWAVPLNTGSFLSPCTINRWSDILVEKIGIQTMPASSSLSFCSYPDHTYEPFPLNEVQYAYWVGRNDEMKWGGVGCYTSFELDMNDVDPIRFEQALRALTQRHDMLRAIISADGTQQIAPEIKLPLTVYRKEQVRDMHVHLEKVREQISTQVIPLGQPMFDVRLTEIDERKWRIHFGIDFMIADAWSLYIFWTDLDRLYAGQSLPALELSFKDYVNYTFERRRSEQYELDKKYWLDRVEQFPTAPAISVNLSGGALTKGKFVRRQKGIDHATWQQFVRAAAEQHVTPSAALLSLYAEVLSAWGAGSHFAIMLTVFNREAVHPHINQVIGDFTQLSLVEVRRDHTTAAANAVSIQSQMQADIEHSGFSAIDFVKELNSRDHTQERMYPVVFTSALGMDQMHGSAESESFLDHMGWSVSSTPQVWLDHQVYTDQAGIVLSWDTLDAVFHPDVVDCMFEQYVSLVMRAATDAHFWSGALTDLRTESQRQVHARANLTSTDVRDIRDTLLHEHIRHRAIITPDRTAIVFEEQLYSYRQLIERANQVSELLQQRGVNKGDKVALQMRKSFEQIAVVLGIVQVGAAYVPLSYDHPVSRTLDIARRAGVNVLIVDDDLHVQDDLHIQDEHLQFLTPADLNGKKGVWAEVEISPSALAYVIYTSGSTGTPKGVCIEHRAAMNTVVDVNRRLHVTAEDRMLGLSSLSFDLSVYDIFGILTAGGTLVLPTESERLDPKCWRTLSEQYQVSLWNSVPALMDIYTDYILSSDHVGQDTSIRHMILSGDWIPLGLFDKIQRALPNAKLTSMGGATEASIWSNYYDVARIDPEWTSIPYGYPLANQSFYILDEFGRPCPDWVQGKLHIAGQGLASGYLNEAQLTSKAFVYHAELKQRLYDTGDYGRYMSNGIIEFLGRTDNQVKRNGYRIEIGEIQAAIGKCGIAGDPVILPIGDRMESKKLIAFVKGDPASFDESGLKQRLKAYLPSYFIPDKLIAMDHFPITLNGKIDRNKLLDHFNELSTHAHSSVNDAVSEVISEHHPVMQTVRDILNLPDLRPEEHFGAKGVSSVDMIRLANHLETVYNDRPSVGEMLKYNSVSELIYFYKHKDVDFQPKQAQQAQQAEQEQQEQQQQQEQQTTDLTVAEDHDVNALELLIEQCFAKDIQIWVEGERLKFKAPQGAMTPAIQAELKANKDGLIRYMQDTSDSNGIGAALRSRRTFRLTPLQLAYVMGRSSDYELGNTSAHYYSEFECNNIDPQQLEDAVNKVIAAHEMLRTVIYENGTQQVLLDTPHFHIPVQQIDDGEQLAAIRAEWSHHCYELGQWPMFHVQISQLSDQAAILHFSFDCLIVDGWSAEMMFREIFRAYAGKPIVQPDFTFREYMNQEENWLKEKKYHQEARVYWEERINHLPPAPDLPLNTKLSDIAKPHFRRLKFVLSEAETRIFTARIKKYQFTPSAVICTAYMKVLSYWSSRKDITLNLTLFNRLPLDKDVPQILGDFTNIALISYLHSSDMSLVHEIDDVQHQLWKAVEYRTHNGLDLLRKLAKGSAGKAIMPIVFTSLLFGESSATDEDSLPPDMKEGYAISQTPQVAIDHQAYERNGSMALIWDIVDEAFEDSLIENMFAAYKSLIQLLIAEEDWNNAFTVSLPNSLDSSDLHD; encoded by the coding sequence ATGTCTGAATCAGCAACTAAGAGTGAAATCATAAAACAAGCGCTTCTTGAAATTAAAAGGTTGAAACAGGAGTTGCATGCCAAGCAAAGCGTCCTCCATGAGCCGATTGCTGTGATCGGCATGGCCTGTCGTTTGCCGGGGGGAATTACGAGTCCACCGCAATTTTGGGAAGCGCTAGTAGCCATGCAGGATATGATCCAAGCTGCGCCAGCTTCGCGATGGGGGACGTACCGCCCACCCAATAATAGCTTGCATCCGTTTATGCAGAAGGCCGGTTTTTTGACGGAAGATATTGAAGCATTCGATCACAGGCTATTCCGGTTTTCACCCAAAGAAGCGGAGCGAACGGACCCGCAGCAACGCCTTTTTCTTAAAGTGTGTTGGGAAGCGCTAGAAAATGCAGGCTATGCCCCGAATCAATTAAGAGGTTCCCAAACGGGAGTTTACGCAGGGGTTACTTTACCGGACTATATTCAACAATCGTATTTCAACCATAAAATGAACGCTACGCTAGAGCCTAACGATGTCACGGGCAAAGGGTTCTCGTTTTTATCCGGCAGAGCTGCCTACTTTTTCGGCTTTCAGGGGCCTGGTATTACGGTAGACACCGCTTGCTCATCATCCCTTGTTACCGTCGATCAAGCGTGCAAGGGTCTGCTCTTGGGTGATTGCGATATGGCGATTGCCGGTGGTGTGAATCTGATGTATTCACCGGAAATAACGGAGCTGCTTTCGACATTAAATATTTTGTCACCCAACTGTGAAATTCGAAGCTTTGATGCCAAAGCTAACGGCACGGTCAGAGGTGAGGGATGCGGAGTTGTCGTGCTCAAAAAGTTGTCAGCGGCGGAAAGAGACGGCGACCATATTCACGCGATTATTAAAGGAAGCGGTGTGAATCAGGATGGACTAAGTTCAGGACTGACCGCTCCGTACGGCCCCGCACAAGAACAGTTGATTTCAAAGGTGTGGGCACGCTGTGGGCTTGACTCCCGTGATATAGGCTATATTGAGGCACACGGCACAGGGACAGAGTTGGGCGATCCGATCGAAATTTCGGCACTAGGAAATGTAGTAGCCAAGGATAGGCTCGACCCGCTTTATGTAGGGACAGTAAAAACGAATATCGGACACCTCGAAGCGGCCGCAGGCATTGCTGGTCTAATAAAGGCCGTGCTAGCTGTCGAGAATGGGAAAATACCGGGGAATCCCCACTTCGAGACGCCTTCCCCTCATATCAATTGGAGCGAACTGCCTTTGGCGGTGCCGAAAGAGACACGATTGTGGGAAAATAGCATGCACAAGCCGAGAATCGCTGGAGTTAGCTCCTTCGGTCTAAGCGGAACGAATGCTCACGTTGTAGTTGCGCAGTATGGCGAGGATCAGCGGCATAACATGGAACAACAGCATAACGTGGAACAACGGCACGATGAGGAACATTCGAGTGGCTATGGCACAGGGAAAGCGTGGCCTTTCAAGTTCAGCTCGATTACGGAAAGTGGACTGCGCGATCAGTTGGAGACGTTTTTATCGTATTTAGATTTGGACAACGTTGAGCTGACAAGTGAGACAAGCTTAGCCCAGCTAAGTTTCAGTCAAAACATGTCGAAAGCGGATTTGAAACAAAAAATCGTGATCTGGGCCGATTGTATAAGCGAATTGCACAACAACATTGGGCAGGCGCTCGAAGGCCGAACAAGTCCTGCTGTAAGCCGCGGGAACACGGATAAAAAAGTAATCTTTATGTTCTCAGGACAAGGCTCGCAGTATCCTTCTATGTTTAAAGATTTTTATCAGGTCAACCGTATATTCCGAAGTTATATCGATGCCTGCAATAAACACTATATGAACGAGACGGGTGCATCGCTGATCGACGTTATTTTTTCAGCGGATAGCCCTTTGCACGAAACCCGTTACACACAGCCCGCTTTGTTTGCTGTTGAATACAGCTTGGCACAAACGTGGATGGCCTACGGCGTCGAGCCATCTTTCATGTTAGGACATAGCGTTGGCGAATATACAGCAGCATGTCTGGCCGGCGTCTTCCATTTAGAAGATGCTATGAAGTTGATTGTAGCACGAGGCGAGTTGATGTACGCGCTTCCTAAGGATGGCAAGATGGCCGCGGTTCATGCCGATAAGGATGTTGTTCTTCACATTGTGCAGCCTCCAACATCCCTATCCATTGCGGCTACCAACACGCCGGAGCAAACGGTCATTTCCGGAGCTAGTCAAGAGGTGGAGGATGCTTGTAACGCCCTGCATAACGCGGGCATAAAAACCGTTGCGTTGCAAGTTTCGCACGCTTTTCATTCATCGCTTATGGAGTCGATGCGCACGCCTTTCGAAGTTATAGCGCAAGAAGTGAATTATTCCAAACCTACGAAGCGGTTGCTATCTAACGTAACCGGCAAATGTATCGGCGAGGAAATGGCATCTTGGCAATATTGGAGCCAGCACATTGTAGCGGAAGTTAAATTTTGCGAAAGCATCCAGTCGATTGAAAATCCCGATCAATATGTGTTTCTGGAAATGGGTCCTTCGGCCGTCCTCTCTACTATGGTGGAATGCATATGTGGGGATAGCGCGGATTGTGTCGCTTCTCATCATCCTGACGGGCGCACGGCGGAACAGGTTGAAGCAAATCTGTTTCATTTATACACCCGAGGAATACCTATAGATTGGAAAAAGTATTATGCCGATTCGGGTTTGAAAAGAGTACCTGTACCGAACTATCGATTTCAGGAGCAACATTTCGGACTTGAACCGTTGTTCGGACAATCCGCCATTTCGCAAAAGCAGGAAGAGCAGGAAACACAGCGTGTGGAACAAGCGCTACAAGTAGAACAGGCGCTGCAAATAGAACAAGAGGAGAGCGCTGTCACGCTGGGTGGACAGGCCTATCGGCAACCATTTTCAGATATAAGTGAAGTGAAAGCTTTCATCCGTGCAGCGTTAATTCGCGAACTGAAGATGGAAGCGGACGAGCTGTCGGACGACTGCAATCTGCTGCTGTACGGCTTGAACTCCATTGTGATCACAAAGCTAGTTGCGATGTGGAAAAAGGAATGGGCTGTGCCTTTAAACACGGGTAGCTTTTTAAGTCCATGCACGATTAACAGATGGTCAGACATTTTGGTTGAAAAAATAGGCATTCAAACGATGCCAGCTAGTTCCAGTCTCTCGTTTTGTTCATATCCGGACCATACATATGAGCCATTCCCGCTGAACGAAGTTCAATATGCGTATTGGGTCGGAAGAAACGACGAAATGAAATGGGGCGGGGTTGGCTGCTATACCAGCTTTGAACTCGACATGAACGATGTTGATCCGATCCGGTTCGAGCAAGCGTTACGTGCTTTGACCCAGCGCCATGATATGTTGAGAGCGATTATCTCAGCGGACGGGACGCAACAAATAGCACCGGAAATTAAGCTGCCTTTGACTGTGTATCGTAAGGAACAAGTTCGCGACATGCATGTGCATCTTGAAAAGGTGAGAGAGCAGATATCCACACAGGTCATTCCGCTCGGGCAACCGATGTTTGACGTCCGACTTACTGAAATAGATGAACGCAAATGGCGGATTCATTTTGGGATCGATTTCATGATAGCTGATGCATGGAGCTTATATATTTTCTGGACAGACTTGGATCGGTTATACGCAGGTCAGTCGTTGCCAGCACTTGAATTGTCGTTTAAAGATTATGTGAACTACACTTTTGAACGCAGGCGAAGCGAGCAGTACGAATTAGATAAGAAATACTGGCTGGACAGGGTCGAGCAATTTCCGACTGCTCCCGCGATTTCGGTGAACTTGTCAGGAGGAGCCCTCACAAAAGGGAAGTTTGTCCGACGGCAAAAAGGAATTGACCATGCAACATGGCAGCAGTTTGTGCGCGCTGCGGCCGAGCAGCATGTGACACCATCAGCTGCACTACTAAGCTTGTATGCAGAAGTTCTATCTGCATGGGGAGCGGGTAGCCATTTTGCCATTATGCTGACCGTATTTAACAGGGAAGCTGTTCATCCGCACATTAATCAAGTGATCGGCGACTTTACGCAATTGTCACTTGTTGAAGTTCGTCGAGACCATACTACAGCCGCCGCAAATGCGGTTTCCATTCAGTCCCAAATGCAGGCGGATATTGAGCATAGCGGTTTTTCCGCAATTGATTTCGTTAAAGAACTGAACAGCAGGGATCATACGCAGGAGCGGATGTATCCTGTCGTGTTCACCAGTGCGCTCGGCATGGATCAGATGCACGGCAGCGCTGAAAGTGAATCGTTCTTGGATCATATGGGCTGGTCGGTATCCTCAACGCCTCAAGTTTGGCTGGATCATCAGGTTTACACCGACCAAGCGGGCATCGTGCTTTCGTGGGATACGTTGGACGCCGTATTCCATCCCGACGTCGTAGATTGTATGTTCGAGCAGTACGTCTCGCTAGTCATGCGAGCAGCAACCGATGCGCACTTCTGGTCGGGCGCATTAACCGATCTGCGTACCGAAAGCCAGCGGCAAGTCCATGCGCGTGCCAATCTGACGTCCACTGATGTTAGGGACATTAGGGACACTCTGCTGCATGAACATATTCGACACAGAGCGATTATTACCCCTGACAGGACAGCTATTGTGTTCGAAGAGCAGCTGTATAGTTACAGGCAGCTCATCGAACGAGCCAATCAAGTGTCGGAATTGTTGCAACAACGAGGCGTCAACAAAGGGGACAAAGTCGCATTGCAAATGCGAAAATCGTTTGAACAAATTGCCGTCGTGCTAGGAATTGTTCAAGTTGGTGCCGCCTATGTTCCCTTATCTTACGATCATCCGGTAAGTCGGACGTTAGATATTGCTCGTCGTGCGGGCGTAAACGTATTGATCGTCGATGACGATTTACATGTACAGGACGATTTACACATACAGGATGAACACTTACAGTTCCTTACCCCTGCGGATTTGAATGGGAAGAAAGGGGTGTGGGCTGAAGTTGAAATTAGCCCGTCAGCGCTCGCTTATGTGATCTACACATCCGGATCTACAGGAACACCGAAAGGTGTTTGCATTGAGCATCGTGCAGCAATGAATACGGTCGTTGATGTGAACCGTCGTCTTCATGTAACAGCGGAAGATCGCATGTTAGGTCTGTCTTCGCTAAGTTTCGATCTGTCCGTGTATGATATTTTTGGCATCTTGACAGCAGGTGGAACACTTGTCCTCCCTACGGAATCGGAGCGGTTGGACCCTAAATGCTGGCGTACACTATCAGAACAATATCAAGTTAGTCTGTGGAATTCGGTTCCGGCACTAATGGACATTTATACGGATTATATTCTGAGCAGCGATCACGTCGGCCAAGATACGAGCATCAGGCATATGATCCTGTCAGGAGATTGGATACCACTAGGATTATTCGACAAAATCCAACGCGCACTACCAAATGCAAAATTGACGAGCATGGGTGGGGCAACAGAGGCTTCGATTTGGTCGAACTATTATGACGTTGCTCGTATTGATCCAGAATGGACCTCCATTCCTTATGGTTATCCACTTGCCAACCAGTCTTTTTACATTCTCGACGAATTTGGCAGACCGTGCCCTGACTGGGTGCAAGGCAAATTGCATATCGCAGGACAGGGACTTGCTTCCGGCTATCTGAACGAAGCGCAATTAACGAGCAAAGCGTTTGTTTATCATGCGGAACTCAAGCAAAGATTGTATGATACCGGAGACTACGGTCGTTATATGTCCAACGGTATTATCGAATTTCTCGGCAGAACAGACAATCAGGTTAAAAGGAATGGCTACCGGATCGAAATCGGAGAGATTCAGGCTGCGATTGGAAAATGTGGAATTGCGGGCGATCCCGTTATTTTACCCATTGGAGATCGGATGGAAAGCAAAAAGTTGATCGCCTTCGTCAAAGGCGACCCCGCTTCATTTGACGAGTCGGGGCTGAAACAACGCTTGAAAGCGTATTTGCCGAGCTATTTTATTCCGGACAAGCTGATTGCAATGGATCATTTTCCTATTACGTTGAATGGAAAAATCGATAGGAACAAGTTGCTTGACCATTTTAACGAGTTGTCCACACATGCGCATTCGTCCGTTAACGATGCCGTATCGGAAGTAATCTCCGAACATCATCCGGTGATGCAGACGGTTCGTGACATCCTTAACTTGCCAGATTTGAGACCGGAAGAGCATTTCGGCGCCAAAGGCGTGTCTTCCGTTGACATGATTAGGTTAGCTAACCATCTTGAAACGGTTTATAACGATAGACCTTCCGTTGGAGAAATGTTGAAATACAACTCTGTGTCGGAGTTAATTTATTTTTATAAACATAAAGATGTTGATTTCCAACCGAAACAAGCACAACAAGCACAACAAGCAGAACAAGAACAACAAGAACAACAACAACAGCAAGAACAACAAACAACCGACCTTACCGTCGCTGAAGATCACGATGTAAATGCGCTGGAACTGTTAATTGAGCAGTGCTTCGCTAAAGACATCCAGATATGGGTAGAAGGCGAGCGCTTGAAATTCAAAGCCCCTCAGGGAGCGATGACTCCAGCCATACAGGCTGAACTAAAGGCAAATAAAGACGGGTTGATCCGGTATATGCAAGATACATCGGACTCTAATGGAATAGGTGCTGCTTTACGGTCCAGAAGGACTTTCCGACTAACGCCGCTTCAACTGGCTTATGTTATGGGGCGTTCATCGGACTATGAACTCGGGAATACGAGCGCACATTATTACTCCGAGTTCGAATGTAACAACATCGATCCGCAGCAGCTTGAGGATGCGGTGAACAAAGTAATTGCAGCACATGAAATGCTCAGAACTGTTATATACGAAAATGGTACCCAGCAAGTATTGCTGGACACTCCTCATTTTCATATTCCGGTACAGCAGATCGATGATGGGGAACAACTCGCAGCGATCCGAGCCGAGTGGTCCCATCACTGCTATGAACTTGGCCAGTGGCCGATGTTTCATGTGCAGATTAGCCAATTGAGTGATCAAGCTGCGATTCTCCATTTTAGTTTTGATTGTTTAATCGTGGATGGTTGGAGCGCGGAGATGATGTTCCGCGAAATTTTCAGGGCGTATGCTGGCAAGCCAATCGTGCAACCTGACTTTACGTTCAGGGAGTATATGAATCAAGAAGAGAACTGGTTGAAAGAGAAAAAGTATCACCAAGAAGCGCGAGTATATTGGGAAGAGCGTATTAATCATCTTCCACCTGCACCCGATCTCCCGCTAAATACAAAGTTGAGTGACATCGCTAAGCCTCATTTCCGCAGACTGAAGTTTGTGCTGTCGGAGGCGGAAACGCGTATTTTTACAGCGAGGATAAAAAAATACCAGTTCACACCTTCAGCGGTGATTTGTACCGCGTATATGAAAGTTCTTTCTTACTGGAGTAGTCGGAAAGACATTACGCTTAACCTTACCTTATTTAATCGACTGCCGTTAGATAAGGATGTACCGCAGATACTAGGTGATTTCACCAACATTGCGCTCATCTCTTATTTGCATAGCTCGGACATGTCGCTTGTCCATGAGATAGACGATGTCCAACATCAGCTATGGAAAGCAGTCGAGTATCGTACGCACAATGGGCTCGATCTGTTGCGCAAGCTTGCGAAGGGTTCGGCAGGCAAGGCGATTATGCCGATCGTATTCACGAGTCTTTTGTTCGGAGAATCCTCGGCAACTGACGAAGATTCCCTGCCACCGGATATGAAGGAAGGGTATGCAATTAGTCAAACCCCACAGGTCGCTATCGACCATCAGGCCTACGAACGGAACGGTTCAATGGCCCTGATCTGGGATATTGTCGATGAGGCATTCGAAGACTCGCTCATTGAAAATATGTTTGCCGCATACAAAAGTCTAATCCAGCTCCTGATTGCTGAGGAAGACTGGAACAACGCCTTCACCGTTTCTCTACCAAATAGTCTTGATAGCAGTGACTTACACGACTAA